In Pseudodesulfovibrio sp. S3, one DNA window encodes the following:
- a CDS encoding nucleotidyltransferase family protein, translating into MKDWRKAVLSPTATVRDAAETLNRASLQIVLVAEENGFLKGVITDGDIRRGLLAGKGLDAPAGDIMQTSFFSASENEDQATLLATMRKMEFRQVPLLDDQGCLVGLRTLMDLVTPIKRDNWVVLMAGGLGQRLRPLTEDCPKPLLTVGNKPLLKTILDQFAEYGFEKFYISVNYRAEMVEDYFGDGSKFGVDIRYLREKDQLGTAGAVGLMPEKPDAPVFVMNGDLLTRVDFPGMLAFHREQKAKATMAVRSFDIQVPYGVVSVENHRITRLEEKPTHKFFVNAGIYVLDPDVAAAIPTDQYLDMPTLFSQLMDRDETTAAFPIHEYWMDIGRKQDFDQANCDYDMHFLMKENG; encoded by the coding sequence ATGAAAGATTGGAGAAAAGCTGTACTATCCCCCACCGCCACGGTCCGGGACGCAGCCGAGACCCTGAACCGAGCCTCGTTGCAGATCGTCCTGGTGGCCGAGGAAAACGGTTTTCTCAAGGGCGTCATCACCGACGGCGACATCCGGCGTGGCCTCCTGGCCGGGAAAGGACTGGACGCTCCGGCCGGCGACATCATGCAGACCAGCTTTTTCTCGGCCAGTGAAAACGAAGACCAGGCGACATTGCTGGCCACCATGCGCAAAATGGAATTCCGGCAGGTTCCGCTCCTGGACGACCAAGGCTGCCTTGTCGGGCTGCGTACCCTCATGGACCTGGTCACCCCGATCAAACGGGACAACTGGGTGGTGCTCATGGCCGGCGGCCTGGGCCAGCGGCTCCGCCCCCTGACGGAAGACTGCCCCAAACCGCTGCTGACCGTGGGCAACAAACCGCTGCTCAAGACCATCCTCGACCAATTCGCGGAATACGGTTTCGAAAAATTCTATATCTCTGTCAATTACCGGGCAGAAATGGTCGAAGACTATTTCGGCGACGGTTCCAAGTTCGGCGTTGATATCCGCTACCTGCGGGAAAAGGACCAGCTGGGCACGGCCGGAGCCGTGGGCCTCATGCCCGAAAAACCGGACGCCCCGGTTTTCGTCATGAACGGCGACCTGCTGACCAGAGTGGATTTCCCCGGAATGCTGGCCTTTCACAGGGAGCAGAAAGCCAAAGCCACAATGGCTGTGCGCAGCTTCGACATCCAGGTTCCCTACGGCGTGGTCAGCGTGGAAAATCACCGCATCACCAGGCTTGAGGAAAAACCCACACACAAATTCTTCGTCAACGCAGGCATCTACGTTCTGGACCCGGACGTGGCCGCCGCCATTCCCACGGACCAGTATCTTGACATGCCCACCCTGTTCTCCCAGCTCATGGACCGGGACGAAACCACGGCGGCCTTCCCCATTCACGAGTACTGGATGGACATCGGCCGCAAACAGGACTTCGACCAGGCGAACTGCGACTACGACATGCACTTTCTCATGAAGGAAAACGGGTAG
- the neuC gene encoding UDP-N-acetylglucosamine 2-epimerase, whose amino-acid sequence MKICVFTGTRADYGLLSPLMRRMEADADTELLVLVSGSHLSQRHGNTVNAILADGFTVHARVPLALEDDTAQGIATAMAEALTGCTEALGRLKPDLLLLLGDRYECIACAAAASLLRIPIAHIHGGELTEGAVDDFYRHAITKMSHLHFTSCEKYRHRVIQLGEQPDTVFNVGALGVENIKNVQLMDKAELEADLGFVMGDACLLVTYHPATLELGQKAQLEEFFSALETLLAENDTITALITGANADRGGSAIDARAARLAEAFPKRTMVTPSLGMIRYLSAMKHCVAVVGNSSSGILEAPSLRVPTVNVGNRQKGREQAGSIFNCPAEADTIVKRIKRAIEAATTRVVKDVVNPYEKEGTSKRILEEIKQRVPSTAKTFFDIEYSLPKDKE is encoded by the coding sequence ATGAAGATTTGTGTATTCACCGGCACCCGTGCCGACTATGGCCTGCTGTCCCCGCTCATGCGCCGCATGGAAGCGGATGCAGACACCGAACTGCTCGTTCTGGTCTCCGGCTCGCACCTGTCCCAACGCCATGGAAACACCGTCAACGCCATCCTGGCCGACGGCTTCACTGTGCACGCCCGCGTTCCCCTCGCCCTGGAGGATGATACGGCTCAGGGCATTGCCACGGCCATGGCCGAAGCCCTTACCGGATGCACCGAAGCCCTCGGAAGACTCAAGCCGGATCTGCTCCTGCTCCTGGGCGACCGTTACGAATGCATTGCCTGCGCCGCAGCCGCCTCACTGCTGCGGATCCCCATTGCCCACATCCACGGTGGGGAACTCACCGAAGGGGCCGTTGACGATTTTTACCGGCACGCCATCACCAAGATGTCCCACCTCCACTTCACATCCTGCGAAAAATACCGGCACCGCGTCATCCAACTGGGTGAACAGCCGGACACCGTCTTCAACGTCGGTGCGCTGGGAGTGGAAAACATCAAGAACGTCCAGCTCATGGACAAGGCCGAACTGGAAGCGGACCTCGGATTCGTCATGGGGGACGCCTGTCTGCTGGTGACCTACCATCCGGCCACGCTCGAACTCGGCCAGAAAGCACAACTGGAAGAATTCTTTTCAGCCCTGGAAACCCTGCTCGCGGAAAATGACACCATCACCGCCCTGATCACCGGCGCCAACGCCGACCGGGGCGGGTCCGCCATTGACGCCCGCGCCGCCAGGCTTGCCGAGGCCTTCCCCAAAAGGACCATGGTCACACCTTCCCTCGGCATGATCCGCTATCTTTCCGCCATGAAACATTGCGTGGCCGTGGTCGGCAACTCCTCGTCCGGCATTCTGGAAGCCCCGAGCCTTCGAGTGCCCACGGTCAACGTCGGCAATAGGCAAAAAGGGCGCGAACAGGCCGGGTCCATCTTCAACTGTCCTGCTGAAGCCGACACCATCGTCAAACGGATCAAACGCGCCATCGAAGCCGCCACAACCCGAGTTGTCAAAGACGTGGTTAACCCCTATGAAAAAGAGGGAACGAGCAAACGCATCCTCGAAGAAATAAAGCAACGAGTTCCATCCACGGCGAAAACCTTTTTCGACATTGAATACAGTCTGCCAAAGGACAAGGAATAG
- the neuB gene encoding N-acetylneuraminate synthase, which translates to MNQAPIFIIAEAGVNHSGDMELARRLVDAAAQAGADAVKFQTFKAKEIVTDSATKASYQKSTSDADESQLAMLKKLELDTEAHEMLIAHCRKQGIEFLSTPFDGDSLDMLLELGISTVKVPSGEITNLPYLRKVGAKGKPIILSTGMTTLEEVDAAVEILTKAGMQERLITLLHCNTQYPTPIEDANLRAMNTLAKAFPNCKVGYSDHTLGIVCPIAAAAMGARVIEKHFTLDKSMEGPDHAASLDPKELKAMVAGIRDIETGLGSGTKEPSASERENINIARRFLVAAVPIAQGEPFSETNVTPKRTGQGGISPMRWDEIMNKTAPRAFQPGEVIEL; encoded by the coding sequence ATGAACCAGGCACCGATCTTCATCATTGCCGAGGCGGGCGTAAACCACAGCGGCGACATGGAACTGGCCCGCCGCCTGGTCGACGCAGCCGCCCAAGCCGGTGCGGACGCAGTCAAATTCCAGACCTTCAAGGCCAAGGAAATCGTCACTGACTCGGCCACAAAGGCCAGCTACCAGAAGAGCACCTCAGACGCGGACGAATCCCAACTCGCCATGCTCAAAAAGCTGGAACTGGACACAGAGGCCCATGAGATGCTGATCGCCCACTGCCGGAAGCAGGGCATCGAATTTCTCTCCACTCCTTTTGATGGCGACAGCCTGGACATGCTGCTTGAACTCGGCATCTCGACCGTCAAGGTTCCCTCCGGCGAGATCACCAACCTGCCGTACCTGCGCAAGGTCGGAGCCAAAGGCAAGCCGATCATCCTGTCCACGGGCATGACCACGTTGGAAGAAGTCGATGCTGCTGTCGAGATTCTGACCAAAGCCGGAATGCAGGAGCGGCTGATCACCCTGCTCCACTGCAACACCCAGTATCCCACCCCCATCGAGGATGCGAACCTGCGGGCCATGAACACCCTGGCCAAAGCGTTCCCCAACTGCAAGGTGGGATACTCCGACCACACCCTCGGAATCGTTTGTCCCATTGCGGCTGCGGCCATGGGCGCACGCGTGATCGAAAAGCATTTCACCCTGGATAAGTCCATGGAAGGCCCGGACCATGCGGCGTCTCTGGACCCAAAAGAACTCAAGGCCATGGTGGCGGGCATCCGCGACATTGAAACGGGACTGGGCAGCGGCACCAAAGAGCCGAGCGCCAGTGAGAGGGAAAACATCAATATCGCCCGGCGGTTCCTTGTGGCCGCCGTCCCCATTGCCCAAGGCGAACCATTTTCCGAAACCAACGTGACCCCCAAACGAACCGGACAGGGGGGCATCTCCCCCATGCGCTGGGACGAGATCATGAACAAGACCGCTCCCCGCGCCTTCCAACCCGGTGAGGTTATTGAACTATGA
- a CDS encoding LegC family aminotransferase → MTVEDTIAFIRQLYNEPEAFIPLHAPVFAGREKEYLADCIDTTFVSSVGQYVTRFEDMTRDFTGAKRAVAVVNGTCGLTAALRMVDVLPGDLVLTQGLTFIATANAITHAGAKPIFLDSDRDTLGMSPDALRTFLANHDPAKGRISACVPVHIVGHACRIREICAICEQHAIPVVEDAAEGLGSYLDGQHLGTFGKLGVLSYNGNKTITTGGGGMILANDEDMGIRAKHLTTTAKTPHRWEFRHDEIGWNYRMPNINAAIGCAQMERLDILLADKKRIAAAYRDFFADKPGMTFVDAPEGCDSNFWLNTVLFDDKQQRDAFLALSNDRDVMTRPLWTLMPDLPMYARHAADGLPNARFLSDRAVNLPSGPRIGV, encoded by the coding sequence ATGACCGTGGAAGACACCATTGCATTCATCAGACAACTCTACAACGAGCCTGAAGCGTTCATACCGCTGCACGCCCCTGTCTTTGCCGGACGCGAAAAGGAATACCTCGCAGACTGCATAGACACCACATTCGTGTCCAGCGTGGGGCAATACGTGACCCGGTTCGAAGATATGACCAGGGACTTCACCGGCGCCAAAAGGGCCGTGGCCGTGGTCAACGGAACCTGCGGCCTGACCGCGGCCCTGCGCATGGTGGATGTCCTGCCCGGCGACCTGGTCCTGACCCAGGGACTGACCTTCATCGCCACGGCCAACGCCATCACCCACGCCGGGGCAAAACCGATCTTTCTCGACTCCGACCGCGACACCCTGGGCATGAGCCCGGACGCCCTGCGCACCTTCCTGGCAAACCACGACCCGGCCAAAGGACGCATCAGCGCCTGCGTGCCGGTCCACATCGTGGGCCATGCCTGCCGCATTCGAGAAATCTGCGCCATCTGCGAACAGCACGCCATCCCGGTGGTGGAAGACGCAGCCGAAGGCTTGGGCAGTTACCTCGACGGACAGCACCTCGGCACCTTCGGCAAACTCGGCGTACTCAGCTACAACGGCAACAAGACCATCACCACCGGCGGCGGCGGCATGATCCTGGCCAATGACGAAGACATGGGCATCAGGGCCAAACACCTGACCACCACTGCCAAGACCCCGCACCGCTGGGAATTCCGGCACGACGAAATCGGCTGGAACTACCGTATGCCCAACATCAATGCCGCAATCGGCTGCGCCCAGATGGAACGGCTGGATATCCTCCTGGCCGACAAGAAACGCATTGCCGCCGCCTATCGCGACTTTTTCGCGGACAAGCCGGGTATGACCTTTGTGGACGCCCCCGAAGGATGCGATTCGAACTTCTGGCTGAACACGGTCCTTTTCGACGACAAGCAGCAGCGGGACGCCTTCCTGGCCCTTTCCAATGACCGGGACGTCATGACCCGCCCCCTGTGGACACTCATGCCAGACCTGCCCATGTACGCCCGCCATGCCGCTGACGGCCTGCCCAACGCCCGCTTCCTGAGCGATCGCGCCGTCAACCTGCCCAGTGGACCGAGAATAGGGGTGTAA
- a CDS encoding NAD-dependent 4,6-dehydratase LegB translates to MNLNKKKILVTGSDGFIGSHLVEHLVRQGHSVRAFVLYNSFNSWGWLDESPKEIRDNLEIFAGDIRDPNGVREAMKGCDVVMHLAALIAIPYSYHSPDTYVDTNVKGTLNIVQAARDLGVERVVVTSTSEVYGTARFVPITEDHPLQGQSPYSATKIGADQIAMSFYNAFETPISIIRPFNTYGPRQSARAVIPTVITQIANGAKQIKLGALTPTRDFNYVDDTVRGFEAVAASDACVGEVVNVGSGFEVSIGNTAKAIAEVMNADIEIVCDQGRVRPEKSEVERLFAGNEKVRKLCGWEPEFGGLDGFKRGLELTAQWFADPENLRRYKADIYNI, encoded by the coding sequence ATGAATCTCAACAAAAAGAAAATACTGGTCACCGGCTCGGACGGTTTCATCGGATCACATCTTGTCGAACACCTTGTCCGCCAAGGCCACTCGGTGCGTGCCTTTGTCCTGTACAACTCGTTCAATTCCTGGGGCTGGCTCGACGAATCGCCCAAGGAAATCCGGGACAACCTGGAAATCTTCGCCGGAGATATTCGCGACCCCAACGGCGTACGCGAGGCCATGAAGGGGTGCGATGTGGTCATGCACCTGGCCGCGCTCATCGCCATACCCTATTCCTACCACTCCCCCGACACCTACGTGGACACCAACGTCAAGGGTACCCTGAATATTGTCCAGGCGGCCAGAGATCTCGGCGTGGAACGCGTCGTGGTCACCTCCACCAGCGAGGTCTACGGCACGGCGCGGTTCGTGCCCATCACCGAGGACCATCCATTGCAAGGTCAATCCCCCTACTCGGCCACCAAGATCGGCGCGGACCAGATCGCCATGAGTTTTTACAACGCCTTTGAAACCCCGATCTCCATCATCCGCCCGTTCAACACCTACGGCCCCCGGCAATCCGCCCGCGCCGTCATTCCCACGGTCATCACCCAGATTGCCAACGGCGCTAAACAGATCAAGCTCGGCGCTCTCACCCCCACCCGCGATTTCAACTATGTGGACGACACCGTGCGCGGCTTCGAGGCCGTGGCCGCCTCCGACGCATGCGTGGGCGAAGTGGTCAACGTTGGCAGCGGGTTCGAAGTCTCCATCGGTAACACGGCCAAGGCCATTGCCGAAGTCATGAACGCCGACATCGAGATCGTCTGCGACCAGGGGCGCGTCCGACCGGAAAAGAGCGAGGTCGAAAGGTTGTTCGCAGGCAATGAAAAGGTCCGCAAACTCTGCGGATGGGAGCCGGAATTCGGCGGCCTGGACGGTTTCAAGCGCGGCCTCGAACTGACGGCCCAATGGTTCGCCGATCCCGAAAATCTCAGACGCTACAAAGCCGATATCTACAACATCTAG
- a CDS encoding glycosyltransferase family 9 protein: MKDISNLHPKKILVCQLRQIGDVLLATPSIQLLKERFPQAEIHLLTEKKCLPVVENNPHLSHVWAIDKKALKNPLAAFKWYAQVGRSGYDLIVDFQRLPRCRYVLMFSNAEVKLTQETAWYNRFLYTHFSDVIYGYAAMLKASIMRPLGIHWDGQLPKIYLTDEEKQWADAFIKAQGMEPHRFVTIDPSHRRITRKWPERHFAGLIKLLREKHPVLKFFILYGPGELEVAQKVAEIAGDGAIVSREMLTLRQMAAVQAKAALHVGNCSAPRHFAVAVDTPSLSIHGATGFGWCPKTEKHSSVDKGLPCRSCNKNTCETIECLETFLPEECLDEALRLLAFKME, translated from the coding sequence ATGAAAGACATCTCAAACCTTCACCCCAAAAAGATACTCGTCTGCCAACTCAGGCAGATCGGCGACGTCCTGCTTGCGACGCCGTCCATCCAGCTCTTGAAGGAACGGTTTCCTCAAGCGGAGATTCACCTTCTCACGGAAAAAAAATGTCTGCCTGTGGTGGAGAACAACCCGCATCTTTCCCATGTCTGGGCCATTGACAAGAAGGCACTCAAGAACCCTTTGGCAGCATTCAAATGGTATGCCCAAGTGGGCAGATCAGGTTATGATCTCATCGTGGATTTCCAGCGACTGCCCAGGTGTCGGTACGTACTCATGTTTTCCAACGCCGAGGTCAAGCTTACCCAGGAAACGGCCTGGTACAACAGATTTTTATACACGCATTTCAGCGACGTCATCTACGGCTATGCGGCCATGCTGAAGGCGAGCATCATGCGCCCGCTCGGCATACACTGGGACGGCCAGTTGCCCAAGATATACCTCACGGACGAAGAGAAGCAGTGGGCCGACGCCTTTATCAAGGCCCAGGGCATGGAGCCGCACCGGTTCGTCACCATTGACCCCAGCCACCGCCGTATCACCCGCAAGTGGCCCGAGAGACACTTTGCCGGACTGATCAAGCTCCTGCGCGAAAAGCACCCGGTCCTCAAGTTCTTCATTCTCTATGGTCCAGGTGAATTGGAAGTGGCCCAAAAGGTAGCCGAAATTGCCGGCGACGGCGCAATCGTCTCAAGGGAGATGCTCACCTTGCGCCAAATGGCGGCTGTCCAGGCCAAGGCAGCCCTGCACGTGGGCAACTGCTCGGCCCCCCGGCACTTTGCCGTGGCCGTGGATACCCCGTCACTGTCCATTCACGGCGCCACTGGTTTCGGCTGGTGCCCCAAAACCGAAAAACATTCGAGCGTGGACAAGGGGCTTCCCTGCCGGTCCTGCAACAAGAACACCTGCGAAACCATTGAATGCCTGGAGACCTTCCTGCCTGAAGAGTGTCTGGACGAAGCCCTGCGCCTGCTTGCCTTCAAGATGGAATGA
- a CDS encoding glycosyltransferase family 39 protein, which yields MTRFMDWVENNRSLALMLLFLFSVVVRIMTLEYLDLGGDNAERWMQAHRIAEGLGVTHWYNHSMRWVIVLPLAGLIKLFGPHPAVSAILPILFSSIGAVFIYLIGERLQGPRLGLSSALLTVLLPLMARSGSQLWPGVFEMAYIAIMVWLILCWIETRSTSTLVLAGIVFFLGWGARVTMIYSYPGAVMLIWLPTRNFRAVLIFTAVAAGLCFAEWGWFWWDSGNPKGRLGLLFASSYGNQNDLFIPLKKYLMQFSDLIKIKGLLPVAILTFGAGLFAFREKDKRLWGIAALYFIGVFLMLYMVSSILPIKLAMPFGSRKWPIYSPYGILLLMWFLLKLKDRRPRIGVALISILFAAFTIFSIMKIPPTNTLIQVSRDYAILKPTLDADQPIRMVYEPWQPNFIEKVLIEVFTGEKKRRNRKDKEINLDMRRNQQRIASLFLSDVNRFKEYHDRPLVRVDKYVYILPSTNGNAEQPAAESVFGTRNHAAYPITR from the coding sequence ATGACTAGATTCATGGACTGGGTTGAAAATAACCGCTCTCTGGCGCTCATGCTCCTCTTCCTCTTCAGCGTCGTAGTTCGAATCATGACGCTCGAGTACCTTGACCTGGGCGGTGACAATGCCGAACGATGGATGCAGGCACACCGCATAGCAGAAGGGCTTGGAGTCACGCATTGGTACAATCACTCCATGCGTTGGGTCATTGTTCTGCCACTTGCCGGTCTGATAAAACTATTCGGCCCGCACCCGGCCGTCTCTGCGATCCTGCCAATCCTTTTCTCTTCAATCGGCGCGGTATTTATCTACCTGATAGGGGAACGTCTCCAAGGTCCCAGGCTCGGCCTCAGTAGCGCCCTCCTGACAGTGCTACTCCCTCTCATGGCACGCTCGGGCAGCCAACTCTGGCCCGGTGTCTTCGAAATGGCCTATATAGCGATCATGGTCTGGCTCATCCTCTGCTGGATTGAGACCCGTTCAACATCGACCCTCGTGCTCGCCGGTATTGTTTTCTTCCTTGGCTGGGGAGCGCGGGTGACCATGATTTACAGTTACCCCGGAGCCGTTATGCTCATCTGGCTGCCAACAAGAAACTTCCGCGCAGTTCTGATTTTCACAGCTGTTGCCGCTGGCCTGTGCTTTGCGGAATGGGGCTGGTTCTGGTGGGATTCAGGCAACCCCAAGGGACGTCTCGGCCTGCTTTTCGCCTCTTCATACGGCAACCAGAACGACCTCTTTATTCCCTTGAAGAAATACCTGATGCAGTTCAGCGATCTCATCAAGATAAAAGGATTACTCCCTGTAGCAATCCTGACATTCGGGGCTGGATTATTCGCCTTCAGGGAAAAGGACAAACGACTCTGGGGAATCGCCGCGCTGTATTTCATTGGCGTATTCCTGATGCTCTACATGGTGTCGAGCATATTGCCCATAAAACTGGCCATGCCCTTCGGCTCCCGCAAATGGCCGATCTACTCCCCATACGGAATCCTGCTACTCATGTGGTTTCTCCTCAAACTCAAAGACCGTCGCCCCCGTATCGGCGTTGCCTTGATCAGCATCCTCTTTGCAGCATTCACCATTTTCAGTATCATGAAAATCCCCCCGACCAACACTCTGATTCAAGTATCGCGCGATTATGCCATACTGAAACCGACCCTGGATGCGGATCAGCCTATCCGCATGGTCTATGAACCATGGCAACCCAATTTCATCGAAAAAGTACTTATCGAAGTGTTTACCGGGGAAAAGAAAAGAAGAAATCGTAAGGACAAAGAAATCAATCTTGACATGAGGCGCAACCAACAGCGAATAGCCTCCCTGTTCCTGAGTGATGTCAACAGATTCAAGGAATACCATGACAGACCGCTTGTCCGCGTGGACAAGTATGTATACATACTTCCATCCACAAACGGGAATGCAGAGCAACCCGCTGCAGAGAGTGTTTTCGGAACAAGAAACCACGCAGCATATCCCATCACTCGATAA
- a CDS encoding class I SAM-dependent methyltransferase, which yields MNKNTQSRTSSKTDFEVRKKNEIAHGEKIAQGESEAIWGWGSLAGKIRAERRAQLIAEGAGLAKGMRVLEIGCGTGNFTEKFAKYGADILACDLSPHLLEKAKKRDFGKAEVCFICSPFEECGTDGAFDAIIGSSILHHLEIEQAFPKIHELLKPGGKIAFAEPNMLNPQIFIERRFRHLFSHISENETAFVHSSLKKTLQGVGFNKIDITPFDWLHPATPESLIGFVSSLGKCIEHTPVLRQFSGSLLIVAEK from the coding sequence ATGAATAAAAACACACAGTCTCGAACATCAAGCAAAACCGATTTCGAGGTTCGGAAGAAGAACGAAATCGCGCATGGGGAAAAAATAGCCCAAGGCGAAAGTGAAGCCATTTGGGGATGGGGAAGCCTGGCCGGAAAAATACGTGCTGAAAGACGTGCGCAGCTCATTGCAGAAGGTGCCGGCTTGGCCAAAGGCATGAGAGTACTTGAAATCGGCTGCGGCACAGGCAACTTCACTGAAAAATTCGCCAAATACGGTGCAGATATTCTTGCATGCGACCTGTCGCCTCATCTGCTGGAAAAAGCTAAAAAACGCGATTTCGGAAAGGCAGAAGTCTGTTTTATCTGCTCTCCTTTCGAGGAATGCGGCACGGATGGAGCATTTGACGCCATCATCGGCTCATCAATTCTCCACCATCTTGAAATAGAACAGGCTTTCCCGAAAATTCATGAGTTGCTCAAGCCTGGTGGCAAGATCGCTTTTGCTGAACCGAACATGCTCAACCCCCAAATTTTTATAGAACGAAGGTTCCGGCACCTGTTTTCCCATATTTCGGAAAATGAAACCGCCTTTGTCCATTCATCCCTGAAAAAAACGCTCCAGGGGGTCGGCTTCAACAAAATCGATATAACCCCTTTTGACTGGCTCCACCCCGCGACACCAGAATCACTGATCGGTTTCGTATCAAGCCTAGGTAAATGCATAGAACACACACCTGTTCTGCGCCAGTTTTCCGGATCGCTCCTCATTGTTGCCGAGAAATAA
- a CDS encoding glycosyltransferase family 2 protein — MTSIFDLYEQCRTDHRQEYIDVYDARAKERVNDLSGRKGYFYEKLRQLVAFYVEPGKRVLAVNADAGQYLTWTEPAYGVGIESAPQLVDVARKARPEYTFHECVPEAFEAEEQFDYILIVDAVNNMFDVQTAMEKLHPACHAETRIIITWYNFIWKPLLKAAEKWNMKRPSTPQNWLSKAHIEQLVTLAGFEATQHTRKILLPYKVPVVSELINKYVAGLPLINHLCLMNIMVARPLPAKSVEDFGVSVIVPCKDEADNIEAAVLRTPKMGKHTELIFCDDNSTDGTPDVVRRMQKEHPDKDIKLVNGPGICKAENVWTGFNAATQDIVMILDGDLTVPPEDLPKFYNAMATNKGEFINGTRSIYPMRDEAMRLANIFGNKAFSMLFSYILSQSVTDTLCGTKVLWRKDWLRLRNLLGSWGINDRWGDYELIFGAARLGLKHQDLPVRYMERVHGETKMTGRLKNALVMLRMCMAAFRKFK; from the coding sequence ATGACCAGTATATTCGACTTGTACGAGCAATGCAGGACCGACCACAGACAGGAATACATCGACGTTTACGACGCCCGTGCCAAAGAGCGCGTCAACGACTTGTCCGGGCGCAAAGGCTATTTCTATGAAAAGCTCCGCCAACTCGTCGCGTTTTATGTCGAACCCGGCAAGCGCGTGCTGGCGGTGAACGCCGATGCCGGACAGTATCTGACTTGGACCGAACCCGCATACGGTGTGGGCATTGAATCCGCACCGCAACTCGTGGACGTGGCCCGCAAGGCCCGCCCGGAGTATACATTCCATGAGTGCGTACCCGAAGCATTCGAAGCGGAAGAGCAGTTTGACTACATCCTCATTGTGGATGCAGTGAACAACATGTTCGACGTGCAGACCGCCATGGAGAAGCTTCATCCGGCCTGCCATGCCGAGACACGCATCATCATCACCTGGTATAATTTCATCTGGAAACCGCTGCTCAAGGCCGCCGAGAAATGGAACATGAAGCGGCCGAGCACGCCGCAGAACTGGCTGTCCAAGGCACACATCGAGCAACTCGTCACCCTGGCCGGTTTCGAGGCAACCCAGCACACCCGCAAAATTCTTCTCCCCTACAAGGTCCCGGTCGTTTCAGAACTGATCAACAAATACGTTGCAGGGCTGCCGCTCATCAACCATCTTTGCCTCATGAATATCATGGTGGCCCGTCCGCTCCCGGCCAAAAGCGTGGAGGACTTCGGCGTTTCCGTGATCGTTCCGTGCAAGGACGAGGCAGACAACATTGAAGCCGCTGTCCTGCGCACGCCGAAGATGGGCAAGCACACCGAACTGATCTTCTGCGACGACAACTCCACCGACGGCACCCCGGACGTGGTCAGACGTATGCAGAAAGAACATCCGGACAAGGACATCAAGCTCGTGAACGGCCCTGGCATATGCAAGGCTGAAAACGTCTGGACCGGCTTCAACGCGGCCACACAGGACATCGTCATGATTCTGGACGGCGACCTGACCGTACCGCCCGAAGACCTGCCCAAATTCTACAATGCCATGGCAACCAACAAGGGCGAATTCATCAACGGCACCCGCTCGATCTATCCCATGCGCGACGAGGCCATGCGCCTCGCCAATATCTTCGGCAACAAGGCGTTCAGCATGCTCTTCTCGTACATCCTGAGCCAATCCGTCACCGACACGCTGTGCGGCACCAAAGTGCTGTGGCGCAAAGACTGGCTGCGGCTGAGGAACCTGCTCGGCAGTTGGGGCATCAACGACCGATGGGGCGATTACGAGCTCATCTTCGGTGCGGCCCGGCTCGGACTCAAGCACCAGGACCTGCCCGTGCGATACATGGAGCGCGTCCACGGCGAAACCAAGATGACCGGCAGGCTGAAAAACGCCCTGGTCATGCTGCGCATGTGTATGGCGGCATTCAGAAAATTCAAATAG